From Schizosaccharomyces pombe strain 972h- genome assembly, chromosome: II, the proteins below share one genomic window:
- the rsa1 gene encoding ribosome assembly protein, with amino-acid sequence MNPTSFIYDKPPPPPIINKPFEQTNSSASLTQKNSSSETENVGRHGKRRMDQDLSFKPTKRGSGRGRGRSFRGGSHAGNTRGACAVDGIEYLKRRNISINTPEEIEAWIQERKKNWPTESNIRSKQEKEKVMENLGAADTSQSIDAQPTPSQHPLAHHEPHEKRGPPKKKSLYTKLLNTQLEQENIFFLQFMKLYLKKMGMVVKPVS; translated from the exons ATGAATCCTACCTCATTTATATATGATAAACCTCCACCTCCTCCCATCATAAACAAACCTTTTGAGCAAACGAATTCTTCTGCCTCCTTGACTCAAAAGAATTCTAGTAGTGAGACAGAAAATGTAGGAAGGCATGGGAAACGGCGAATGGATCAAgatctttcttttaagcCAACAAAGCGAGGCAGtggaagaggaagagggAGAAGTTTTCGAGGGGGTTCACATGCCGGAAATACTAGGGGAGCTTGTGCAGTTGATGGAATAGAATACTTGAAGCGAAGGAATATTTCCATTAATACACCTGAGGAAATTGAAGCTTGGATTCAggagagaaaaaagaattggcCAACAGAGAGTAATATTCGCTCAAAACAA gaaaaagaaaaagttatGGAGAACTTAGGCGCTGCAGATACTTCACAATCGATAGACGCTCAACCTACTCCATCTCAGCACCCTTTAGCACACCATGAGCCTCACGAAAAAAGAGGACCtcctaaaaaaaagagtcTCTATACAAAG TTGCTTAATACTCAATTGGAGCAAGAAAACATCTTCTTCCTTCAATTCATGAAATTAtaccttaaaaaaatgggaaTGGTTGTTAAACCTGTATCATGA